The following coding sequences lie in one Pseudomonas sp. SL4(2022) genomic window:
- the thiS gene encoding sulfur carrier protein ThiS has protein sequence MRIQLNGEAFELPDGETVAGLIARLDLAGRRVAVELNLDIVPRSQHATTALRAGDQVEVVHAIGGG, from the coding sequence ATGCGTATTCAGTTAAACGGTGAAGCATTCGAATTGCCCGATGGGGAAACCGTTGCCGGGTTGATCGCGCGTCTGGACCTGGCCGGACGGCGCGTGGCGGTCGAACTCAATCTGGATATCGTGCCGCGCAGCCAGCACGCCACCACCGCCTTGCGCGCGGGTGATCAGGTTGAAGTGGTCCACGCCATTGGCGGTGGTTGA